A genome region from Penicillium psychrofluorescens genome assembly, chromosome: 3 includes the following:
- a CDS encoding uncharacterized protein (ID:PFLUO_005506-T1.cds;~source:funannotate), whose product MSSPFIPRPEEFGASEDDGLDADYSLDAEYSEEVDYYALLGLSRTPRPTDADIRSAYRNLTLSFHPDKQPPHLREAAEHHFTRIQDAYTTLIDPKKREVYDLLGAEGVRQEWARGGAMGIGGEAQHQEVGVKTMSADQFRRWFLKTMKARERKAVDSMVLSRGHITLGVNASNTISVNAEDNDVTFHLPSPRLSAYGLNYHFKAPIPISKLWSPQEEQSEDEDSAAGSKEEEEAEPLNVTIQTGISGMLKCPTQKFTLTHEDDSEEERVVPLPLALVAKDLVVGASASQSFTSTTGIWGRRPFSVLNGSTVSATALLLPVPTFQTSVQRAFQPIPGINPFNVNVTSTFTRSLLETPPSLQVHATKQVAETKVAFCTWSSGMLTWPEAIMRLPFVNLSFDSIIRGTSETDSLQIGLISFSKPSRQTASAADDEEEQDEELHELSRKQDELDRAAESWQAVIQASPGGGALSLTYSRNLFSGKPADDPVRAEWSSEGYYPIPNTDQPRAVRLEVTGAVDLGLSLAWNVMGVRRIGKFTRMGLGIGIAERGIVMNISWRRLGQRITIPITLCPVQEASQDAAVLATVFPWLAYCAIEFGYIRPRDRKRRRQAAARRHNELKKLIPKKREESRQAIELILDQVQKRQAREQAQDGLVITKAEYGYVPPTNKKPKNGFAEPRVIDVTVPVAGLVERGQLIISQDTIKFKLLGFYDPAPLLPKRLKIWYRYQGQDHFADAGDKDSVACPMRPHLVSVARDQPSGYL is encoded by the exons ATGTCGTCTCCTTTTATCCCTAGGCCTGAGGAGTTTGGAGCCTCAGAGGACGATGGGCTCGATGCTGATTATAGCTTGGATGCGGAGTATTCCGAGGAGGTCGACTACTACGCCTTGCTAGGCCTATCGCGCACACCTCGCCCGACCGACGCCGACATTCGCTCAGCCTACCGCAACCTAACGCTCAGTTTCCATCCGGACAAACAGCCTCCGCACCTGCGCGAAGCCGCTGAGCACCACTTCACCCGGATCCAAGATGCCTACACGACCCTCATCGACCCCAAGAAGCGCGAAGTCTATGATCTGCTGGGTGCAGAGGGTGTACGACAGGAATGGgcccgtggtggtgccatGGGGATCGGAGGAGAGGCGCAACACCAGGAGGTCGGGGTCAAGACTATGTCGGCGGACCAATTTCGACGCTGGTTCTTAAAGACGATGAAGGCGCGGGAAAGGAAGGCTGTGGATAGCATGGTTCTGAGTCGG GGTCACATTACCTTGGGGGTCAATGCATCCAACACAATAAGTGTGAATGCAGAGGACAATGATGTGACATTCCACCTACCTTCGCCCCGGCTCTCTGCCTATGGCCTGAACTACCACTTCAAGGCACCGATTCCTATATCCAAACTCTGGAGTCCCCAGGAAGAGCAGTCTGAGGATGAAGATTCGGCTGCTGGAagcaaagaggaagaggaggccgagCCCCTAAATGTGACAATACAGACCGGCATTTCGGGCATGCTTAAATGTCCTACTCAAAAATTCACACTCACTCATGAAGATGACTCTGAGGAAGAACGGGTA GTTCCGCTGCCGCTGGCCCTTGTGGCTAAAGACCTTGTAGTTGGTGCCTCCGCCAGCCAGTCTTTCACAAGCACCACAGGAATATGGGGTAGACGCCCCTTCTCCGTTCTTAATGGCTCTACGGTTTCAGCGACTGCTCTCCTACTTCCTGTGCCAACCTTTCAGACCAGTGTGCAGAGAGCCTTTCAGCCAATACCGGGCATCAATCCCTTCAATGTTAACGTGACGAGTACATTCACACGGTCGTTATTGGAAACGCCGCCTTCTCTTCAGGTACATGCTACTAAACAGGTTGCTGAAACGAAGGTTGCCTTCTGCACCTGGTCTAGTGGCATGTTAACCTGGCCAGAGGCCATTATGCGCCTTCCTTTCGTCAACCTGAGCTTCGACTCTATAATCAGAGGCACTAGTGAAACGGACAGCTTGCAAATCGGACTAATTTCCTTTTCAAAGCCTAGCAGGCAGACAGCAAGCGCCgcagatgacgaggaagaacaggacgaggagctgcatGAACTTTCGAGAAAGCAGGATGAGCTAGATCGTGCTGCAGAGTCCTGGCAGGCTGTGATCCAAGCTTCTCCCGGAGGCGGTGCTCTGTCTCTGACCTATTCGCGAAACTTGTTTTCAGGCAAACCGGCCGATGATCCTGTCAGAGCGGAGTGGAGCTCGGAGGGCTATTATCCCATCCCAAACACAGATCAGCCCCGCGCGGTGCGACTGGAAGTCACCGGTGCCGTCGACCTCGGCCTTTCTCTTGCATGGAATGTTATGGGCGTTCGACGGATCGGCAAGTTTACGCGAATGGGACTCGGAATCGGCATTGCGGAACGCGGTATTGTGATGAACATATCTTGGAGACGGCTTGGCCAACGCATCACAATCCCCATCACCCTATGTCCTGTACAAGAAGCAAGTCAGGACGCCGCAGTGCTGGCTACCGTCTTCCCCTGGCTGGCATACTGTGCCATCGAATTTGGCTATATTCGCCCGCGCGATAGGAAGAGGCGTCGGCAGGCGGCAGCTCGCCGGCACAATGAGCTGAAGAAACTCATTCCCAAGAAGCGAGAGGAGAGTCGGCAGGCCATCGAGCTCATTCTCGATCAAGTGCAGAAAAGGCAGGCTCGGGAGCAGGCGCAAGATGGGTTGGTTATCACGAAAGCCGAGTACGGTTACGTTCCTCCGACAAATAAGAAACCCAAGAACGGATTCGCCGAGCCCAGGGTCATCGACGTGACGGTACCGGTGGCTGGACTGGTAGAACGGGGCCAGCTGATCATTTCCCAAGATACCATCAAG TTCAAATTGCTCGGGTTCTATGATCCAGCGCCGTTGTTGCCGAAACGGTTGAAGATCTGGTATAGGTaccaaggacaagatcacTTTGCGGACGCCGGTGATAAGGACAGTGTTGCCTGTCCTATGCGCCCGCATCTAGTTTCCGTCGCACGCGATCAACCATCTGGCTACCTTTAG